The Erpetoichthys calabaricus chromosome 13, fErpCal1.3, whole genome shotgun sequence genome has a window encoding:
- the LOC127530012 gene encoding heat shock 70 kDa protein 12A-like has protein sequence MSDTLLIVAIDFGTAFSGYCYSVNSKRDVNSKVNKVTWDREYGFRSPKTRTCVLFNKHEEFEKFGLDALLCYTRMGAREATEFYFFENFKMKLYKKDISKTLMISAQNGKQMPALKVFSESLRYLKDHALKTFTSDDVTWVLTVPAIWDNAAKEFMRLAAEKAGLIHNTFSKNLIIALEPEAASLSCKQLPSKGFLAEGTNDLKMEHKPGMQYIVVDCGGGTIDLATHEVLEDTYLKECCSPSGGPWGSCMVDDEFRAFLEELFGVHLWQEYKKNYPAGLQKMMHDFSIQKCTEKSEVYIACPYNLIKMAAEKQEISLFFKNDGATWSDGCIKLSDAKLTSFFHNSTENIIREIQKILDTPEINIECILLVGGYATSSRLKDKVRGKFEKRCKVLCPDDPQYAIMKGAVIFGNNPTLIRSRVCALTYGIMTTETFDPKKHDKQKLRVNNQKDYIYCKDIFFKLAEKGKNIENNEKAVHYLMPIDDGQEKMSFRFFTTKQCNVTYTDEPGVKQIGSFTVPLPKGYTKHNVEVRLDIEFGSTEIKATATEQISQTKREIKLDFLTE, from the exons ATGTCAGATACTCTCCTGATTGTAGCCATAGACTTTGGTACAGCATTCAGTGGCTATTGCTACAGCGTCAATTCAAAGAGAGATGTTAACAGCAAAGTAAATAAAGTGACTTGGGATAGAGAGTATGGATTCAGAAGTCCCAAAACTCGAACCTGTGTCCTTTTTAATAAACATGAAGAATTTGAAAAATTTGGCTTGGATGCACTGCTTTGCTACACAAGGATGGGAGCAAGAGAAGCCACTGAATTCTACTTCTTTgaaaattttaagatgaagctaTACAAAAAG GATATTTCAAAAACTCTGATGATCTCAGCACAAAATGGAAAGCAGATGCCTGCCTTGAAGGTTTTTTCTGAGAGCCTACGCTACCTGAAGGACCATGCCTTGAAGACT TTCACTTCTGATGATGTGACCTGGGTGCTGACAGTACCTGCCATCTGGGACAATGCAGCCAAGGAGTTCATGCGGCTGGCAGCTGAGAAG GCTGGACTGATACATAACACATTCTCAAAGAATTTAATCATCGCTCTGGAACCTGAAGCAGCATCTTTGTCCTGCAAACAACTGCCCAGCAAAGGCTTTCTAGCAGAAGGAACGAATGACCTAAAAATGGAGCACAAACCAGGAATGCAGTATATTGTTGTTGACTGTGGAG GTGGAACCATCGATCTTGCTACTCATGAAGTCCTTGAGGATACATATTTAAAGGAATGCTGCAGCCCATCTGGAGGACCATGGGGAAGTTGTATGGTGGATGATGAGTTTAGAGCCTTCCTGGAAGAGCTATTTGGCGTACACTTGTGGCAGGAGTATAAAAAGAATTATCCAGCAGGACTCCAGAAGATGATGCATGACTTTTCAATTCAGAAATGTACTGAAAAAAGTGAGGTATACATTGCATGCCcatacaatttaataaaaatggcagCAGAGAAGCAAGAAATATctcttttttttaagaatgatGGAGCCACctggagtgatggatgcattaaaCTCAGTGATGCAAAACTAACCAGCTTCTTTCATAATAGTACAGAAAATATTATTAGAGAGATCCAAAAAATTTTGGACACTCCTGAGATTAACATCGAGTGCATTCTGCTAGTGGGAGGCTATGCCACCAGCAGTCGGTTGAAAGATAAGGTTAGGGGAAAATTTGAAAAACGGTGCAAAGTTCTGTGTCCCGATGATCCTCAGTATGCCATTATGAAGGGGGCAGTTATATTTGGAAATAACCCTACCCTAATCAGGTCCAGAGTCTGTGCTCTGACATATGGTATAATGACCACCGAGACATTTGACCCAAAGAAACATGACAAACAAAAACTTCGAGTTAACAACCAAAaagattatatatactgtaaagatattttttttaaattagcggaaaaaggcaaaaatatagaaaacaatgaaaaagcagTACATTATCTAATGCCAATAGATGATGGCCAGGAGAAAATGAGCTTTCGTTTTTTTACTACAAAACAATGTAACGTTACTTATACTGATGAACCTGGAGTAAAACAAATTGGCTCCTTTACTGTGCCCTTGCCTAAAGGCTATACAAAGCACAATGTCGAAGTGAGGCTAGACATTGAATTTGGTTCTACAGAAATAAAAGCAACTGCAACAGAACAAATTTCTCAAACGAAAAGGGAAATCAAATTAGATTTCTTAACAGAGTAA